In Flavobacterium sp. 83, the genomic window CAATGGTCTTCCGTTGTTTAAAACCAAAACAATATTTGGATTTACTTTATAAATTTCTTCCAATAATTCCTGTTGTACGCCAGGCAAATCAAGATTAGTTCTGCTGCGTCCTTCTCCTGATTGAAAACCATGTTCTCCCAACACCATCACTACTACATCAGCGCTGGCAGCAACTTTTTTGGCAGCATCAAATCCGCTTTTATCTGTCGTATTGAAAACCAATTCATCTACAAAAGCTGTTTTCCCAACCGTCAAATCGGCTCCTTTTTCAAAAGTCAATTGATTCCCTTTATACTGTTGCATTCCTTCCAATACAGAAACGGCCGTATTATCATCTGAGGCAATTCTCCAACTTCCCAAAGGGCTGTTTTTATCATTTGCCAAAGCTCCTATTAAAGCAATTTTTTGTCCAGATTTTTGTAGCGGAAGCAAGTTTTTTTCGTTTTTCAACAACACGATTGATTTTTTAGCCATGTCCAAAACACCTGCAATATTAGCTTTACTTCCAATGGTCGCTTTTTCACGCTTTTCGTCACAATATCTATACGGATCATCAAATAATCCCAACTCAAATTTCACTCTTAGAATTCGGCGAACCGCATCATCAACCAAAGCTTCTTTTACCTTACCGGTTTTAACCAAATTAGCTAATTCAACCACATACAAATACGATTCCATATCCATATCAGAACCCGCAATTACTGCTTTTTGAGTCGCCTCTGCACCATCTTTAGCAAATCCATGCGCTATCATTTCACGAACCGAAGCCCAGTCTGAAACTACAAATCCATCAAAATTCCATTTCCCTTTCAGAATATCTCTTTGCAAAAAACTGTTTCCCGTTGCGGGAATTCCATTCAGAATATTAAAGGAATTCATAAACGTTCGCACTCCCGCTTCTGTTGCGGCATGAAAAGGCGGTAAAACTTCATTATACAACCTCGAATTACTGATATCTACCGTATTATAATCCCTTCCTGCTTCAGCAAAACCATAGGCTGCAAAATGTTTGGCGCAAGCCGCAATCGTATTTACTTTAGCCAAATCTGCTCTGGTATCACCTTGAAAACCTGTAACTCGGGCAATGGCCACTTTACTTCCTAAATAGGCATCTTCACCCGCGCCTTCCATCACACGACCCCAACGCGCTTCATGAGAAACATCCACATTTGGACCAAAAGTCCAATTAATTCCCACCGCTGAGGCTTCGTCTGAGGCCACCTGAGCTGATTTTTTTATCGCTTCCATATCCCAACTTGCCGCTTCTGCCAGCGGAATTGGACTCAAGGTTTTATATCCGTGAATCACGTCAAATCCTATGATTAAAGGAATCCCCAAACGCGTTTCTTCCACCGCAATTTTCTGTACCGCTTTTACTTGCTTCACCCCACGAACAGATAGCATCGAACCTACCCAACCGTCACGCAAATGTTTGTATTTCAACTCGGCATTTCCTTCTTTTGGCGCTGGTCCAGTCACTTCCCAAAAGCCGTTATACTGGTTCATCTGCCCCACTTTTTCTTCCAGCGTCATTTGTTTCATCAACAAATCAATACGCTCCTCAATCGGTTTGGTCTTATCTAAATGTGGCTTTTTCTGTGCATTCATAGTTGAAATGGTAATCAGGGAAAAAATCCCCGCAGTAATTAATTTTTTTGTGTTCATAATTTGGTTTGGTTTTTTAATTTTTGGTCGTGACGCTTTCCCTGAAAAAAATCAGGAAAAGCGTCGGGCTATACAGCTTTATCTCTTCGCTACGCTACGAGGATACCGCCTTCTATCCCTCACGCGACATCACGAGAGCTTTTTGGACTTTTACATTAGCTTCTACTTAAATGTCCTTATATTCCTTATGTGGTTAACTTGTTTAAAATTTTATCATTCACTCAAAAATGACGAAGCAGGTAAATTCGCTTTATTAAACAACTCTGATTGTGCTGTGTTCGTCCATGCAAAACGAACTTTGACAGGATGTGCCACCTTATCCGATTTTAAAATCACTGTGTTTTTTTTAATCACGGCTTCCGCTTCATAAAACACATTATCAGTTCCGGCAATTTCAAATTGATTTGATTTTTTTGTTTTAAAATACAATCCGTCGGCATAATCGAAAGCAACAACAACTTTATTTTTATCGATTTTCATGCTTTTGTAGAGCGGTCCGTGTATCAAATCTGAGTTGGTTTTATACATATTCACCAAAGCCAAATTCGCCAATCTTGTACCCACTGATTTCTTGTCTTTTGGGTGAATATCATCTATACGAGAAATATCGCTGGTCATCGCCATTCCGGTATTGGGAACTTCTTGCAATACTTTGCGTTGCGCATTTCTAATTTCAGCACCTCCAAAATGATTTTCTCCATATTGATAAGGTGCTATCTGGACATAATAAAACGGAAACTCATACTTCCATAATTTTCTCCAAGAAGTGATTAAAGCCGAAAAGGTTTTGTCATAAACCGTTGAACCCACATTCGATTCGCCTTGATACCAAATCACACCTGCAATTTTAAATTCCACCAAAGGATAAATCATCGCATTAAAAGCGCGTCCTGGTTGGTTGGGTCCATAGGATTCTTCTTTTCGGGTTTTGGCACTTTCCAGTAAAACCGCATCTTTTTGAATGACTTCTTCTGGCATCCAAATCTCCGCTGGCGTTCCACCCCAATTCGAACCAATCAAACCAATAGGTACATTTTTCAACTGTTCCTGTAAACGTTTAGCAAAGAAATAACCAGTTGCACTAAAATATTTCATCGTCTCTGGCGTGCATTCCGTCCAGTTTCCCGATACATTGTTTTGTGGTGCAGTTGCCGTCAATTTGGGAACCATAAAAAATCGGATATTCGGATTCGTGGCATTTTTCACCACTTCATCCCCGTTTTCAATGCCCCAACTCGCTGACATTTCCATATTGGATTGTCCCGAGCAAATCCACACTTCGCCAATCAAAATATTCTTCAATACAATTTCATTGTATCCTTTTATGGAAATTGTATACGGTCCGCCTTCTTTTGGAGTTGGTATATTCATTTCCCATTTAGCCTGATTGCTGGCTTTGATTTTATACTCTTGATGATTCCAACTTGGAGTTATAACGACCTCTTCCTGTGGATTCGCCCAACCCCAAATCTTAACTTCGGAATTGCGTTGTAAAACCATATTGTCCGAAAGCACATTTGGAAGCGTAACATTTGCGAAAGCGGAATGTGACAGTATTAGAGAAAGAACAAAAACAATTATATTATTTTTCATCTAGTAATTTTTTAAAGAAAGGAGTTAATTGGTCGGCCATTATTTTGTCGTCAGCAATATCCGGATGCGAACCACAACCGTTTGGTTTCATCGATTGAAATTCGAATAAGGCAATGGTTTTGTGTTGGGTATCATTTTCAAAAGCATGAATCACTTTTTTCAAACAACGCACCAAAGTTACATTTCTGTCTCCCGAAACCATCGGACTGTTCAACAATACTATTCTGGTATTTGGCGCATGTTTATAAACTGTTTTGATAAAATTGATGTAGTTTGAAACATATTTTTCTTCGTTAAAAGGCAATCGTTCTTTTTTTCCGTCACCATCCGAAAGGTCATTCGTTCCCAAACAAATACTAACCAAATCCGGTTGAAAAGCAAAATCATACGGTTTTGAATTGTCTTTATTCAAATACAAATTTTCATAAACATCAGGAATAATGGCTTCGTCTTTATGCTCGTCATTCCAGTTGCGATACATCCCAAATCCAGAAACGGAACTCAACACATAATCCACATTCAGACTACGAGAAACGATAGGTCCATACGCCCAATACGCATTATGCTGATCGTACCATTCTCCAGTTCCACAAGGAATTGCTGCCGTATCATTACCAAAACCACATGTAATAGAATCGCCTATGAGTTCTATTTTCTTTTTGTATTCAGGAGTGATTTGGGTTAGTCTGGCTGTAGTTCCACCAAATAAAACCCCACCATTCGAAGCTTCTGTAGCTTTATAAATGGTGAGACGGTGTGTTTTTTTCTTTTTGGAAATTACAATGGGAAAGGACTGCAACACTCCTTTTTCAATTCGAACTCTTCCAATATAAGTACCATCTAATTCTAATGCAACATAATTTTGGTGTTCTTCAAGACTTTGTAACGAAATAGAACACAAATCCCCTTTAAAATTAAACGAAACAGACGATGCGGAACCTATCAAAATCACTTTATCATCGGTAAGATGCTCCACTCTTCCGGAATAGAGAAAGGAACTGTTTTGCTCCGCTACTTTTTGAGCAAAGGAAACAAAGGAAAGGAATAGCAATACCAGTAAAAGGGATTTCTTTTTAAACATTATAATGCGTTGGTTAAGATAAAACATAGAAAGCAAACGTATGCTTTTAATTGCTATTAGAAAGATACTAAAATGTCAAATGGTAATAAAAAAACACCAAAAGGTATTTTCTATTGCGAAAGATTGTAATGCAATTTTAGGCAATAAAAATAGCTTTCAATACATTTAACTTTACCATTTTACAATTCAAAAATAGTTTGATATTCTTTCTCCATCAATTCTATTTCAGCATCGGTTATTTTTTCAAAATCTTTTCTTCTCCTTTTTGGAAATACTCCTTTATTTTGATGCAAAAATTGGATCATCAAATGAATTTCTCTGTCGGGCATATCAACAATTTCCTGAATAGAAAGTCTCAATTCATCGTATCTCATAATAAATTCAAGCTCATTCGGAATGTCTGTCATCACGGTTTCTTGAATTGTTTTTCCTAAAAAAGAAGTTTGAACGGTCAAATCAGGAAATCGGTAATAGCTTTCTATTTCCTCTAAATTTAAAACCTGAATTATTCCTTTATCATCTTTATCATAATCAATTATATGCATTAATTCTCTGGAAAAATCTTCCAAGACAGCATCATATTCCTTGAGATTATTCAGTATATGTGCCGAAACCGGTATAATCAAACCATCGGGAACCACTTTATCCCGAACTAAGGTGTCGTGTATCAAAAATCGGTGCAAACGCCCATTTCCATCTTCAAAAGGGTGAATAAAAACAAAACCAAACGACAACACACTGGCTCGAACTAATGTTGAAGTGGTTCCCGTTTTTAAGGCAACTTGTTTTAAACCATCCATCAAAGAAGGAACCAGTTCCGGTGGCGGGCATATATAATGTAGCATTTCCGAATAATTGGGAAGTGATTGCCCCACATAATTCTGAAAATCACGATAGCTTTTTACGGCAAATCTTGGATCTACAATTTCATTTTGCAAAAGCGTTAAGTTTTTCTCTTCAAACATTTCCTCTTCCCCAATTGTTCCCGCTTTCATTAATAAGGAGACAAAGCGTTCTATGCGTTTTGGAGAAGGTTTTTCATGCTCAATTTCATAAGATGATTTTGTTTCTTTTCCGTATAGATAATTGGTTGCTCGATTAAAAATGTCTAACGGATACTCTTTCCGTAATTGCGTTATTTGAGCTGAAATATCAATATTTTGAAAAGTTTCTATTTCGATTGTTTTTCTAACAATTGGGCAAAACTCTGGAGTTCCCAGCAAGTTGTCGTTGATTTTCCATTTAGAATTCTTAACCGTTTTTCCGACGATATATTTTTTTCTATCTAACAAATCAACATAATTTCCAGAAATAACAAAGTCCAAATCGAGTGATTTATCCATCAGAAACTCATACAGAAAACCAATTTTTTTAGAGTATATTCCTGACGGAGAATTACCTATAAAATCAATAATTTCTTTTTCAGGAATTTTTTTAAAAACAGATTTTATTAAATGAAAATCAAGATAGTCGTATTTCATTCCAAAAACAAGATGTTCCAGCGGATTGTTTTCAACAGCAAACTTACTGGATCTAAATACTTGAAGAACGACACCTTTCGAAGTCATTTCTATTCCATCCTTTTTTCCAATAAAGGATTGATGCTTCAAAGAACATTTGTTCAATTTATAAAATTCTTTCAACCAAGAAAACCCTATTTTTTGTTCCATACAAATCTATATTTTTGGAAAAACAATTATTACTCTGGAAAAACAATTAAAATTTAATACAAATATGGAAAAACAATTATTTAATTGCAATCAATTTTTAATAAATTTCATGGAAAAATAGTTATTTCTCTGGAAAAACAATTATTTCGAATGCTTTTTACGGTAAAACAGATAATAGTTACGGTAAAATTGATAAATCGGAAGGTTTTTACGGTAAAAACTATATCTACATTAAAAAGTCATTTTGTTTTAATAAATTTTTACGGTAAAACAAATATTCGGCACGGTAAAAACTATCAAAATCACTTTATCATCGGCTAGATGCTCCACTCTTCCTGAATAGAGAAAGGAACTGTTTTGCTCCGCTACTTTTTGTGAGAATGAAGCAAAGGAAAGGAATAGCAATACTAGTAAAAGGGATTTCTTTTTAAACATTATAGTGGGTTGGTTAAAATAAAACATAGAAAGCAAACCTATGCTTGTAATTGCTATTAGAAAGATACTAAAATGTCAAATGGTAATAAAAAATGCCAAACGGTATTTTAAAATGACAAAATAACCAATCAAAATTTTCTCCTTTTACGGAAAACCGTAAAAGATGTTTAAAAAAGAGACCTTGGTTAACAATGGAAGAATTAACAACGATTTTAAAAATAAAATCCTCCTAAAAATAAGTACTATAGCTAATATATAAAAACACAGGTTTTGCAAAATTGCAGTTTTTCGGATTAATTTGAAGTTGGCGTTATATTTAAATTAATAGTAATTATCCGAAAAATAAATCTTATTTTAGTGCCAAATTTAAACAAAGAAATGAGGTAGTTGTCCACAAAATGAGTCAAAACCCTTAAAAATAAAAAACAGAAATTAAAATTTATGAGAAAGTATTTTATTCATAATGGGCAAAGTGAAATTGGTCCATTTGACTTTGAACAACTTAAAACATTGCAACTTAAAAATGAAACCCCAATTTGGTTTGAGGGATTGCAAAATTGGACTACTGCAAATAATGTAGAAGAATTAAAATCAATCGTACATTCAACCATTTTACCTCCAAAATTTAAAAATTTCTCTGAAGAAAAATCAAATCCAAATCCACCAATATTTTCAAAACCAGTTTATGAAAATAACCAAAATTTTGCGCCGAAAAAGAAAAAAACATTACGAAATGTGCTAATTGGAGTTGGAGTTTTAGCAGTTTTATTTTTTGGACTAGTAATTTACGCATCAACAAATTCAGAACAAAATTACAATGATAACGGTGAATTCATTTCGTCCAATAATCTTGATGATCAAGATGCAGAAAGAGATAGAATAAATGCAGAATTGACAGAAAAAAATAGAAGTTATAGAAATAACATTGAACAATATGTTAGTGCAAGTACTAATCAGTATACTTATAATGAATTAGGAGGTATTAGTAACTTGGATATAATTGTAACAAACAACACAGAGTACTTACTAAACGAAGTAAATGTAAATATTGATTATATCAAAGATAATGGCGGAATTTACAAGACTGAAATAGTAACAATTTATAATATTCCAGCAAAACAAGATAAATCTGCATCAGCTCCAGAAAGCAACAGAGGAACTTCCGTTAATGCGAAAGTTCAATCAATTTCATCTAAAAAGCTACATATGTGTTATGATAATTCATTTGCACCAAAAGCGGGAGAAATTGACCCTTATTTTTGTAAATAAAAATACATCTAGAACAAATTGATTAAAAGAATTCAAGTTTAAAATGAATAAACCACCTTCATCAGGTGGTTTCTCTATTTATAAACAATCACAAAGGAATATTCCCGTGTTTTCTATTGGGCGTAACGCTCACTTTATTTTCGAGCATGCTAAAGGCTTTTATCAGTTTCCGTCTTGTGTCTTGTGGTAGGATTACCTCATCCACAAAACCACGTTGCGCTGCTATGTAGGGATTCGCAAATAAATCGGCATATTCAGCTTCTTTTTCCAAGAGTTTTGCCTCATGATCCTCGGCTTCGTTAATTTCTTTTTTGAAGATAATTTCCGAGGCTCCTTTGGTGCCCATTACGGCAATTTCAGCAGTCGGCCAGGCAAAATTCATATCGGCACCAATGTGTTTCGAGTTCATTACATCATAAGCACCACCATACGCTTTTCGGGTAATCACGGTTACTCTTGGCACGGTCGCTTCACTTAAAGCGTATAGCAATTTTGCTCCGTGAACGATAATCCCGCTCCACTCTTGATCGGTTCCCGGTAAAAAACCCGGTACGTCCACCAAAACCAATAACGGAATATTAAAACAATCGCAAAAACGGGTAAATCGAGCCGCTTTTTTCGAACTGTTCACATCGAGACAACCGGCTAAAATCATCGGTTGGTTGGCTATAATCCCAATGCTTTTCCCTCCCAATCGAGCAAAACCCACCAGGATATTTTCGGCATAATTTTTATGAATTTCAAAAAACGAATCTTCGTCAATAATCCCACCAATCACCTCGTGCATATCGTAGGGTTTGTTGGGATTATCCGGAATAATTGTCGCTAATTTGGTACGAACCTCATCATTGAGTTCATAAGGTAAATTATGTGCTTTTTCTTTATTGCTTTGTGGCAAATAACTCAACAAGCGTTTCAAATCTTCCAGACATTCCACATCATTAGTAGAAGTAATGTGCGCCACACCAGATTTAGTAGAATGCGTACTAGCCCCACCCAATTCCTCCGAAGTTACGGTTTCATTGGTTACGGTTTTTACCACATTCGGACCAGTTACAAACATATAACTGGTATCTTCAACCATCATGGTAAAATCAGTCATGGCTGGAGAATACACGGCACCACCGGCGCAGGGTCCCATAATTGCAGAAATCTGTGGAATTACTCCAGAGGCTTGTACATTTCTATAAAAAATATCAGCATAACCACCCAAAGAACGAACCCCTTCCTGAATACGTGCTCCACCAGAATCATTTAGTCCAATCATGGGCGCTCCCATTTTGACTGCCATATCCATCACTTTACAGATTTTCTCAGCATGGGTTTCAGATAAAGAACCTCCAAAAACGGTAAAATCCTGAGCGAAAATATAAACTAATCGTCCGTTTATGGTTCCATATCCTGTGATTACACCATCACCATAATACAGTTCTTTTTCCATTCCAAAATCAGACGTTCGGTGCGTTACCAACATTCCAATTTCTTCAAAAGAACCTTCGTCCATCAAATAATTGACACGTTCTCTTGCGGTTAGTTTTTTATTCGAATGTTGTTTTTCGATACGTTTTTTACCGCCACCCAAATGAGCTTCGGCAATTTTATCGTTTAATGTATTTATTTTGTCTTTCATACTTTGTTTTTTAACCGCTAAGTTTTAATATCCCTTTTGCTTTTGACTAAAGCCAGAATTTTTTTGCCACAGATTACACAGATTCACACAGATTTCATGCTCATTATTAAAAGAATCTGTGAAAATCATTTTAATCAGTGGCTAATTTATTCTTTTAATATTAGCCACAGATTCTAATAAAACCATTAAAGTTAAGTTTTACTTTTCTTAATGAAACTTAATCTCTTAATGGTTAAAAAAAAAAAATTAATTCGGTAAGCGTACGATTTTTTGATCTTCAAAATACTGTTTCAAAGCGACCTTCGCAGCGATTTCGGCTTCTTGCGCTATTTGATTTTTTAACATTTCGGCACTGTAGTAATTCTTGACAAAATGCGTGTCAAATTTCCCGGAACGAAACGCCTCATGTTCAAAAACAAATTTCCCAAAAGGCAATGTTGTCTGCACACCTTCCACTTGATAATTTTCAATGGCCTTAATCATAATTTGAATCGCTTCTTCTCGGGTTTCTCCATAAGTGATTAATTTGGCCAACATCGGATCGTAATAAATGGGAATATCCATGCCTTGCTCAAAACCGTTATCTACGCGAATTCCTTCACCAACCGGCAATTGATATACATCCAAATGACCCACACTCGGTAGGAAATCATTCATCGGATCTTCGGCATACACACGTAATTCCATCGCGTGCCCTTTTATTTTCAGGTCTTCTTGTTTGATTGCTAATGCTTCACCTCGAGCTACTCTGATTTGCAGCTCGACCAAATCGGTTCCGGTAATCCATTCGGTAACGGGATGTTCCACTTGCAAACGAGTATTCATCTCCAAGAAGTAGAAATTATTATTTTCGTCCAATAAAAATTCTACAGTTCCAGCTCCTAAATAATCACAGGATTTGGCTACCAAAACGGCTGCCTCTCCCATTTTTTTTCGCAATTCCGGTGTTAAAACCGAAGAAGGCGCTTCTTCAATTACTTTTTGGTGACGACGCTGGATGCTGCATTCTCTTTCGAATAAATACAACACATTGCCATGACTGTCTGCCATAACCTGAATTTCGATATGTCTTGGCGAGCCCACATATTTTTCGATAAAAACAGAACCATCTCCAAAAGCAGCAATCGCTTCACTAATAGCGCGATCCATTTGAGACTCGAAATCAGCTTCGCTTTCTACCACACGCATTCCTTTTCCACCGCCACCTGCTGAGGCTTTAATCAGTATTGGAAAACCAACTTCCTTGGCAACTACTTTTGCTTTTTCGACATCTGTAATGGCTTCGTCAAAACCGGGAACCATTGGAATATTGTATTGCTTAACGGCTTCTTTGGCCGCTAATTTACTTCCCATGATTTTTATTGCTTTCGACTTTGGACCAATAAAAATGATGTTATTTTTTTCGGCTTCTTCAGCAAAATCAGCATTTTCACTCAAAAATCCATAACCGGGATGAATGGCATCCACATTTAAAGATTTGGCAACTTCTATAATTTTACTACCTAATAAATAGGATTGACTTGAAGGAGCTTCTCCAATCCAAACGGCTTCATCGGCAAATTTTACGTGAGGTGCATTTCTATCCGCAGTAGAATATACCGCCACGGTTTTAATCCCCATTTTTTGTGCAGTTTTCATCACCCTAATGGCAATTTCCCCTCTATTGGCAACTAATATTTTTTTCATAGTCTTATTCAAATTCAATTAACAACTGACCTTTATCTACTGCATCTCCCATAGCAACCGAAATGGTTTTGATAACGCCATCTTTTGGAGAAAGAAAACTGTTTTCCATTTTCATGGCGCCCAAAATAATCAGGTTGTCATTTTCTTTTACCTCTTGCCCCACCACAACACTTATTTCGAGAATCAATCCGGGCATAGGTGCTTTGATAAAATTGACTTGTTTGGTAAGTCCTGTTTCAAACCCCATTTCTTTGATAAGAATATCCAAAGGATTTGAAATTGCCACAACATAGGTGTTGTTATTCACTTTTACCGTATAGCTTTTTTTAAGAAAATCAGAAGTTAGGATTTCCGCTTTATAAGGGGTATTTTGATGTAGTATATGAAATTTATTAGCTTCCACACTCACTGCATCCAGTTGTGAAATACTTTCCTTTTCAAAATCAAAATGAAAAGTATCATTGACATTTACTTTATAACCAATACTCATACGTGTATTTATTTAATTGGTTGTAAAAATAAGTAAAGAAAACGTTTTCGTAATCGAAAAATAAAAGTTTTATGCTAATTTAATATAGTTATCGTGAAATAAATCTACAACACTAATAATCCAAATTCTCTCAAAGTTTTAATTGGTTTTGAATACCAAAATAATTCAAAGTCTTCTAAATTTGATTCAAAATCAGCTTTAACTTCCTGAAAAGTGTAGATTTTAACCTTAGAAACAGAAATTTTCAAAAGAATTTCTACCAGCCATTCTCCTTCTAGTCTATTGGTTTGAATATTGAAACTTTCTTTCTTATCATGGAAAGTCAAAGTCATCATTTCCCAGGAATTTCCTTTTTTGGATTTCGTAAAATGTTCTACAAATGGTTTTCCGCCTAACCAAACGATTTTGGCTGTAGGTTTACTGTTGAAATCCTCCTCTTCCTGTAAAGCGTCAAATATAAAATCAGGGGAGATTTTAGTCTTTGGAATTTTAAATTCAAACCAATCCTGCAACTCATAATCAAAACAGATTCCGTGCATAAAATTGAACAAGGATTTCTTCAATCCAAAACTGAATTTATCATGATCGATTCCTGTTGAGTCGGTATAATTAATATCGTTATTAGCAAAAGTTCCCAAGATTTCGGTTTCTTTTACCACACCAAATCTCTCCGGATACAAGCCCACGGGACTGTGTGCCGTCATGGCAAACTGGTGCCA contains:
- a CDS encoding sialate O-acetylesterase produces the protein MKNNIIVFVLSLILSHSAFANVTLPNVLSDNMVLQRNSEVKIWGWANPQEEVVITPSWNHQEYKIKASNQAKWEMNIPTPKEGGPYTISIKGYNEIVLKNILIGEVWICSGQSNMEMSASWGIENGDEVVKNATNPNIRFFMVPKLTATAPQNNVSGNWTECTPETMKYFSATGYFFAKRLQEQLKNVPIGLIGSNWGGTPAEIWMPEEVIQKDAVLLESAKTRKEESYGPNQPGRAFNAMIYPLVEFKIAGVIWYQGESNVGSTVYDKTFSALITSWRKLWKYEFPFYYVQIAPYQYGENHFGGAEIRNAQRKVLQEVPNTGMAMTSDISRIDDIHPKDKKSVGTRLANLALVNMYKTNSDLIHGPLYKSMKIDKNKVVVAFDYADGLYFKTKKSNQFEIAGTDNVFYEAEAVIKKNTVILKSDKVAHPVKVRFAWTNTAQSELFNKANLPASSFLSE
- a CDS encoding SGNH/GDSL hydrolase family protein, with protein sequence MFKKKSLLLVLLFLSFVSFAQKVAEQNSSFLYSGRVEHLTDDKVILIGSASSVSFNFKGDLCSISLQSLEEHQNYVALELDGTYIGRVRIEKGVLQSFPIVISKKKKTHRLTIYKATEASNGGVLFGGTTARLTQITPEYKKKIELIGDSITCGFGNDTAAIPCGTGEWYDQHNAYWAYGPIVSRSLNVDYVLSSVSGFGMYRNWNDEHKDEAIIPDVYENLYLNKDNSKPYDFAFQPDLVSICLGTNDLSDGDGKKERLPFNEEKYVSNYINFIKTVYKHAPNTRIVLLNSPMVSGDRNVTLVRCLKKVIHAFENDTQHKTIALFEFQSMKPNGCGSHPDIADDKIMADQLTPFFKKLLDEK
- a CDS encoding DUF4339 domain-containing protein, producing MRKYFIHNGQSEIGPFDFEQLKTLQLKNETPIWFEGLQNWTTANNVEELKSIVHSTILPPKFKNFSEEKSNPNPPIFSKPVYENNQNFAPKKKKTLRNVLIGVGVLAVLFFGLVIYASTNSEQNYNDNGEFISSNNLDDQDAERDRINAELTEKNRSYRNNIEQYVSASTNQYTYNELGGISNLDIIVTNNTEYLLNEVNVNIDYIKDNGGIYKTEIVTIYNIPAKQDKSASAPESNRGTSVNAKVQSISSKKLHMCYDNSFAPKAGEIDPYFCK
- a CDS encoding Fic family protein gives rise to the protein MEQKIGFSWLKEFYKLNKCSLKHQSFIGKKDGIEMTSKGVVLQVFRSSKFAVENNPLEHLVFGMKYDYLDFHLIKSVFKKIPEKEIIDFIGNSPSGIYSKKIGFLYEFLMDKSLDLDFVISGNYVDLLDRKKYIVGKTVKNSKWKINDNLLGTPEFCPIVRKTIEIETFQNIDISAQITQLRKEYPLDIFNRATNYLYGKETKSSYEIEHEKPSPKRIERFVSLLMKAGTIGEEEMFEEKNLTLLQNEIVDPRFAVKSYRDFQNYVGQSLPNYSEMLHYICPPPELVPSLMDGLKQVALKTGTTSTLVRASVLSFGFVFIHPFEDGNGRLHRFLIHDTLVRDKVVPDGLIIPVSAHILNNLKEYDAVLEDFSRELMHIIDYDKDDKGIIQVLNLEEIESYYRFPDLTVQTSFLGKTIQETVMTDIPNELEFIMRYDELRLSIQEIVDMPDREIHLMIQFLHQNKGVFPKRRRKDFEKITDAEIELMEKEYQTIFEL
- the bglX gene encoding beta-glucosidase BglX yields the protein MNTKKLITAGIFSLITISTMNAQKKPHLDKTKPIEERIDLLMKQMTLEEKVGQMNQYNGFWEVTGPAPKEGNAELKYKHLRDGWVGSMLSVRGVKQVKAVQKIAVEETRLGIPLIIGFDVIHGYKTLSPIPLAEAASWDMEAIKKSAQVASDEASAVGINWTFGPNVDVSHEARWGRVMEGAGEDAYLGSKVAIARVTGFQGDTRADLAKVNTIAACAKHFAAYGFAEAGRDYNTVDISNSRLYNEVLPPFHAATEAGVRTFMNSFNILNGIPATGNSFLQRDILKGKWNFDGFVVSDWASVREMIAHGFAKDGAEATQKAVIAGSDMDMESYLYVVELANLVKTGKVKEALVDDAVRRILRVKFELGLFDDPYRYCDEKREKATIGSKANIAGVLDMAKKSIVLLKNEKNLLPLQKSGQKIALIGALANDKNSPLGSWRIASDDNTAVSVLEGMQQYKGNQLTFEKGADLTVGKTAFVDELVFNTTDKSGFDAAKKVAASADVVVMVLGEHGFQSGEGRSRTNLDLPGVQQELLEEIYKVNPNIVLVLNNGRPLALPWAAAHIPAIVEAWHLGTQTGNAVAQVLYGDYNPSGKLPMSFPRNVGQCPIYYNNYSTGRPTNGEGNVFWSHYTDVEKTPQFPFGFGLSYTTFDYKNVRINKPAFAKGESVVVSVDVTNSGNYDGKEVVQLYLHDDAASLARPVKELKGFELIDLKKGETKTVTLTLTDKELGFYDNDGNYLVEPGTFKIMVGGSSDKGLESGFELL
- the accC gene encoding acetyl-CoA carboxylase biotin carboxylase subunit; translated protein: MKKILVANRGEIAIRVMKTAQKMGIKTVAVYSTADRNAPHVKFADEAVWIGEAPSSQSYLLGSKIIEVAKSLNVDAIHPGYGFLSENADFAEEAEKNNIIFIGPKSKAIKIMGSKLAAKEAVKQYNIPMVPGFDEAITDVEKAKVVAKEVGFPILIKASAGGGGKGMRVVESEADFESQMDRAISEAIAAFGDGSVFIEKYVGSPRHIEIQVMADSHGNVLYLFERECSIQRRHQKVIEEAPSSVLTPELRKKMGEAAVLVAKSCDYLGAGTVEFLLDENNNFYFLEMNTRLQVEHPVTEWITGTDLVELQIRVARGEALAIKQEDLKIKGHAMELRVYAEDPMNDFLPSVGHLDVYQLPVGEGIRVDNGFEQGMDIPIYYDPMLAKLITYGETREEAIQIMIKAIENYQVEGVQTTLPFGKFVFEHEAFRSGKFDTHFVKNYYSAEMLKNQIAQEAEIAAKVALKQYFEDQKIVRLPN
- a CDS encoding acyl-CoA carboxylase subunit beta; this encodes MKDKINTLNDKIAEAHLGGGKKRIEKQHSNKKLTARERVNYLMDEGSFEEIGMLVTHRTSDFGMEKELYYGDGVITGYGTINGRLVYIFAQDFTVFGGSLSETHAEKICKVMDMAVKMGAPMIGLNDSGGARIQEGVRSLGGYADIFYRNVQASGVIPQISAIMGPCAGGAVYSPAMTDFTMMVEDTSYMFVTGPNVVKTVTNETVTSEELGGASTHSTKSGVAHITSTNDVECLEDLKRLLSYLPQSNKEKAHNLPYELNDEVRTKLATIIPDNPNKPYDMHEVIGGIIDEDSFFEIHKNYAENILVGFARLGGKSIGIIANQPMILAGCLDVNSSKKAARFTRFCDCFNIPLLVLVDVPGFLPGTDQEWSGIIVHGAKLLYALSEATVPRVTVITRKAYGGAYDVMNSKHIGADMNFAWPTAEIAVMGTKGASEIIFKKEINEAEDHEAKLLEKEAEYADLFANPYIAAQRGFVDEVILPQDTRRKLIKAFSMLENKVSVTPNRKHGNIPL